One Alphaproteobacteria bacterium genomic window carries:
- a CDS encoding DUF1513 domain-containing protein, which produces MLNSKVLGRIGLIDDDKQTINHFALTGDGGILALARPTVHSKSQYGYLLSGHVDKAHLRRIDVGPQLESALHGEMLSVAVDGERHVAAVTNPESENVLFVDLTKGSLLDWMPCHTLSVAFDDVADCFISSHLKIARLDTKNKKVLPIIPLPPAMFAASAHSLVI; this is translated from the coding sequence ATGCTGAACAGCAAGGTTCTTGGTCGGATAGGGCTGATCGACGATGACAAGCAGACGATTAATCATTTTGCGTTGACTGGCGATGGCGGAATTCTGGCGCTGGCCAGGCCAACGGTTCACAGCAAGAGCCAATACGGCTACCTGTTGTCCGGCCATGTTGATAAAGCGCACTTACGCAGGATTGACGTCGGCCCGCAACTCGAATCCGCTTTACACGGCGAAATGTTGAGCGTGGCGGTGGACGGGGAGCGCCATGTGGCTGCTGTCACCAACCCGGAAAGCGAGAACGTGCTTTTCGTGGATCTGACAAAAGGTAGCCTGCTTGACTGGATGCCTTGTCATACATTGTCTGTGGCGTTCGATGATGTCGCCGACTGTTTTATTAGCAGCCATCTAAAAATCGCACGGCTCGATACCAAAAACAAAAAGGTCTTGCCGATTATACCGTTGCCACCCGCCATGTTTGCAGCCAGCGCCCATAGCCTGGTTATTTAG
- a CDS encoding DUF1513 domain-containing protein, with translation MGCYYDIMSDMLCSRRAFLAGMSAFIVSACVDPKLRLGADSVSLSGRHFVVGGEKDVFVADIAAQTLRITQVNFKTHSFLPHPHDPDKIWAIERWGPNIAEIDCRECRVTHSFHGPEKTWFFGHGVAAPGSDLIFISSVSLDTGRGHLLGYDVRTRKLVADVDVASGTLHECHALPDGTALIASSGASGLNMALPELGARLEPTALIRSIC, from the coding sequence TTATGACATAATGTCTGACATGTTATGTTCTCGAAGGGCTTTTCTGGCCGGAATGTCGGCGTTCATTGTTTCGGCATGCGTTGATCCGAAGCTGCGTCTGGGGGCCGATAGTGTTTCTCTGTCCGGTCGCCATTTCGTTGTCGGCGGTGAAAAAGATGTGTTCGTGGCGGATATTGCCGCACAGACCTTGCGCATAACCCAGGTGAATTTTAAAACCCATAGTTTCCTGCCCCATCCGCATGACCCAGACAAAATATGGGCGATCGAACGGTGGGGCCCCAATATAGCCGAGATCGATTGCAGGGAATGCCGCGTCACCCACAGTTTTCACGGTCCCGAGAAAACATGGTTCTTCGGGCACGGCGTCGCAGCACCGGGAAGCGACCTGATTTTTATTTCAAGCGTTTCGCTGGATACCGGGCGCGGCCATCTTCTGGGGTATGATGTCCGCACCCGCAAGCTTGTTGCTGATGTAGATGTGGCAAGCGGCACGCTGCATGAATGCCACGCGCTCCCCGATGGCACGGCTCTGATCGCCAGTTCTGGCGCAAGCGGACTGAATATGGCGTTGCCCGAACTGGGCGCTAGACTTGAGCCGACCGCACTTATTCGCTCGATATGCTGA
- the crcB gene encoding fluoride efflux transporter CrcB, translating to MSIPVFAAIFVGGGLGAMSRHAVGIFMTQKLGAGFPFGTLAVNLLGAFLIGMLAELLAFRDQPPEALRALLVTGFLGGFTTFSAFSLEAGLMLERGAFGTLAIYLAASVIGTIAMVMLAAAIMRQMA from the coding sequence ATGAGCATTCCCGTCTTTGCCGCCATATTCGTGGGCGGCGGTCTCGGCGCCATGAGCAGGCACGCGGTCGGCATCTTCATGACCCAGAAACTTGGCGCGGGCTTTCCCTTCGGTACGCTGGCGGTTAATTTGCTCGGCGCGTTCCTGATCGGCATGCTGGCGGAGCTGTTGGCTTTCCGCGATCAACCCCCGGAAGCGCTGCGCGCACTTCTTGTCACGGGCTTTCTCGGTGGCTTCACCACCTTCTCGGCCTTCTCGCTTGAAGCGGGGCTGATGCTGGAACGCGGCGCGTTCGGCACGCTGGCCATTTATCTCGCGGCTTCGGTCATCGGCACCATCGCCATGGTCATGCTCGCAGCCGCGATCATGCGGCAGATGGCATAA